From the genome of Malus sylvestris chromosome 6, drMalSylv7.2, whole genome shotgun sequence, one region includes:
- the LOC126626739 gene encoding uncharacterized protein LOC126626739, whose product MTNIRMSPFKNEIERTDPLRGFTMPHFTLYKGDEDPDRHLKHYRSTMILYRNNDALMCKNFTTTLQGEEYSSNRSIKRTSDHLFSMVKDPRETIRDYVKRFKVEKAKIVSYNEDIATTTFRNGLPTEHHLFKKLIIREELTLAASYALVEKHALWDEAKQSNKNESEKKHMERSSTKEDSGPKTFTNFTVPIGQILCKLKNKPWFELPPPMKDNLTRLDHTKYCAFHQGPCHTTNGCLK is encoded by the exons atgaccaacataaggaTGTCACCATTCAAAAATGAGATCGAGCGGACAGATCCACTTCGCGGGTTCACTATGCCTCACTTCACTCTGTACAAGGGAGACGAAGATCCAGATCGACATCTCAAGCACTACCGCAGTACCATGATCCTCTACAGGAACAACGACGCACTTATGTGCAAAAATTTTACCACAACTCTACAAGGTGAG GAGTATTCGTCTAACCGCTCAATCAAAAGGACATCCGACCATCTCTTCAGCATGGTAAAAGACCCTAGGGAGACAATTCGCGACTATGTCAAGAGGTTCAAAGTTGAGAAGGCCAAGATTGTTAGCTACAACGAGGACATAGCAACGACAACATTTAGAAATGGGCTTCCCACCGAACATCATTTATTCAAAAAACTGATCATAAGAGAAGAACTAACCTTAGCAGCTTCATATGCTTTGGTAGAAAAGCATGCATTATGGGATGAGGCCAAGCAGTCTAACAAAAACGAGTCGGAAAAGAAGCACATGGAACGTTCCTCTACCAAAGAAGACTCAGGGCCTAAAACATTCACCAATTTCACAGTTCCAATCGGCCAAATTCTCTGCAAGCTCAAGAACAAACCTTGGTTCGAACTGCCGCCACCCATGAAAGACAATCTTACCAGGCTGGATCATACAAAGTATTGTGCATTCCATCAAGGACCATGCCACACTACCAACGGCTGCCTAAAGTGA
- the LOC126626394 gene encoding monosaccharide-sensing protein 2-like: MKKGAVLVAIAATIGNLLQGWDNATIAGAIVYITKEFDLGSSLEGLVVAMSLIGATIITTCSGAISDWIGRRPMLIASSVFYFVSGLVMVWSPNVYVLCIARLLDGFGIGLAVTLIPLYISETAPPDIRGSLNTLPQFLGSGGLFLSYCMVFGMSLMDSPSWRLMLGVLSIPSLIYFGLTVFYLPESPRWLVSKGRMLEAKIVLQQLRGTEDVSGELALLVEGLGIGGETSIEEYIIGPADELGDSQDPADKDKIKLYGPEEGLSWVARPVTGQGSLISLVSRQGSMVNQGVPLMDPLVTLFGSVHENFPETASTRSMLFPNFGSMFSTADRPKTDQWDEESLHGEGEGYGSDGAGGDSDDNLHSPLISRQATSLEKDLVPPASHGSALSMRRHSSLMQGTGETSGSTGIGGGWQLAWKWSEREGEDGKKEGGFKRVYLHQEGGPGSRRGSLVSLPGADVPTEGEFIQAAALVSQPALYSKELMDKHPVGPAMVHPAETASKGPIWAALLEPGVKHALLVGMGIQILQQFSGINGVLYYTPQILEEAGVEVLLSDLGLSSTSSSFLISAFTTLLMLPCIALAIKLMDITGRRMLLLTTIPVLIVALIILVVTNLLTLGSVLHAVLSTTCVIVYFCVFVMAYGPIPNILCSEIFPTRVRGLCIAICALVYWIGDIIVTYSLPVMLDSMGLSGAFGIYAAVCVISFVFIFLKVPETKGMPLEVITEFFSVGARQVAAAKNE, from the exons ATGAAGAAGGGAGCCGTGCTGGTGGCTATTGCTGCTACAATTGGTAACCTCCTGCAAGGATGGGATAATGCCACAATTGCCG GGGCTATTGTTTACATAACGAAAGAATTCGACTTGGGGAGTTCTTTGGAAGGCCTTGTTGTGGCCATGTCACTCATCGGAGCAACAATTATTACAACTTGCTCAGGAGCCATATCAGATTGGATTGGTCGGCGGCCAATGTTAATAGCATCCTCAGTCTTTTATTTTGTGAGTGGTTTGGTAATGGTGTGGTCACCCAATGTCTATGTACTATGTATAGCAAGGCTGTTAGATGGATTTGGAATCGGCCTAGCAGTTACTCTCATCCCACTCTATATATCTGAAACTGCCCCACCAGATATAAGGGGATCCTTGAATACTCTTCCGCAGTTCCTTGGTTCAGGCGGCCTGTTTCTGTCCTATTGTATGGTTTTTGGGATGTCACTGATGGACTCACCAAGCTGGAGATTGATGCTTGGGGTTCTTTCCATCCCCTCTTTGATCTACTTTGGGTTAACGGTGTTTTACTTGCCTGAATCTCCTCGATGGCTTGTGAGTAAGGGCAGGATGCTTGAGGCAAAGATTGTTCTCCAGCAGTTACGTGGCACTGAAGATGTTTCTG GTGAACTGGCTTTGCTGGTTGAAGGTCTTGGAATTGGGGGTGAAACATCAATAGAAGAGTACATAATAGGCCCAGCTGATGAGCTTGGCGATAGTCAGGATCCAGCTGACAAAGATAAAATCAAGTTATATGGACCTGAAGAAGGCCTTTCCTGGGTTGCCAGACCTGTCACTGGACAGGGTTCTCTTATTAGTCTTGTTTCTCGCCAAGGAAGCATGGTAAACCAGGGCGTGCCTTTAATGGACCCTCTTGTCACTCTGTTTGGTAGTGTTCATGAAAATTTCCCAGAGACTGCAAGTACCCGAAGCATGCTTTTCCCTAATTTTGGCAGCATGTTCAGCACAGCAGATCGGCCTAAGACTGACCAATGGGATGAAGAGAGTTTGCACGGGGAAGGTGAGGGCTATGGATCTGATGGTGCTGGGGGAGACTCAGATGACAATTTGCATAGTCCATTGATTTCACGTCAGGCAACAAGTCTGGAAAAGGATTTAGTGCCCCCTGCTTCCCATGGCAGTGCTCTAAGCATGAGGCGGCACAGCAGTCTCATGCAAGGAACAGGGGAGACATCTGGCAGCACAGGCATCGGTGGCGGATGGCAGTTGGCATGGAAGTGGTCTGAGAGAGAAGGCGAGGAtggaaagaaggaaggaggatTTAAAAGGGTATATTTGCATCAGGAGGGAGGCCCAGGCTCCCGTCGTGGGTCCCTTGTGTCACTTCCTGGTGCTGATGTTCCTACAGAAGGTGAGTTTATCCAGGCTGCTGCTCTGGTTAGTCAGCCGGCTCTTTATTCGAAAGAGCTCATGGATAAGCATCCTGTTGGACCTGCAATGGTTCATCCAGCAGAAACAGCTTCAAAAGGACCAATATGGGCTGCTCTGCTTGAACCAGGAGTTAAGCATGCATTGTTAGTTGGAATGGGAATCCAGATTCTCCAGCAG TTTTCTGGCATAAATGGGGTTCTCTACTACACTCCTCAAATTCTTGAAGAGGCAGGcgttgaagtacttctttcagACTTGGGTCTCAGTTCAACGTCTTCATCCTTCCTTATAAGTGCATTCACAACATTGTTGATGCTTCCTTGTATAGCTTTGGCCATAAAGCTCATGGATATCACTGGTCGAAG GATGCTGCTGCTGACTACGATTCCAGTGTTGATAGTAGCACTCATCATTCTCGTGGTTACCAACCTTTTGACCTTGGGTTCAGTTCTTCATGCAGTACTATCAACCACTTGTGTTATCGTCTATTTCTGCGTCTTTGTCATGGCATATGGGCCAATTCCAAATATCCTGTGCTCCGAAATATTTCCCACAAGGGTGCGTGGCCTGTGCATTGCCATCTGCGCCTTGGTGTACTGGATTGGGGACATCATCGTCACTTACTCGCTACCTGTGATGCTTGATTCAATGGGCCTATCCGGTGCCTTTGGGATTTACGCAGCGGTTTGTGTCATTTCTTTTGTATTCATCTTCTTGAAGGTTCCGGAAACCAAAGGCATGCCCCTCGAAGTCATCACCGAGTTCTTTTCTGTTGGTGCAAGACAAGTTGCGGCTGCCAAAAACGAGTAA
- the LOC126626395 gene encoding protein MULTIPLE CHLOROPLAST DIVISION SITE 1 isoform X2 — protein sequence MASISSLQFQLLSFQPSIWGSNSNHRTPSLLLKLRPEFGRVRGLKSSERFPLRAIDGSVGSAGDDHTSPNGEVAKTENKITITNLKDSIGKLQGMISSVTPLVFSMRQREGFDLAIGLCIATAFVVIAVRVFVVRKSKYDRPGSVADLVRRGQLRSDRRGISTPLKYDDPFNNPLVKLGKGNSTVEMCGKVYRLAPVTLTKEQQVVHQKRRSRAYQWKRPTIFLKEGDSIPPDVDPDTVRWIPANHPFATTVGDIDEDLAQNNVYQKHGVPFRIQAEHEALQREQKLNRLVNDSSDDSDFTNAFKSGPKSPDRGEESRINKQSGNFNPPLSERAPNSSRSVPPYEEMHD from the exons ATGGCTTCCATTTCTTCTCTCCAATTCCAGTTGCTATCCTTCCAG CCCTCGATTTGGGGCTCAAACTCAAACCATCGGACCCCTTCACTCCTACTGAAACTTAGACCCGAATTCGGCCGGGTTCGGGGACTGAAATCCAGTGAGAGGTTTCCACTGAGAGCCATTGACGGCTCGGTTGGTTCTGCTGGTGACGACCACACATCTCCTAATGGTGAGGTAGCGAAGACTGAGAACAAAATTACCATAACAAATCTCAAAGACTCAATCGGAAAATTGCAGGGAATGATCAGCTCCGTCACCCCATTGGTCTTTTCG ATGCGACAACGAGAGGGATTCGATTTGGCAATTGGTTTGTGTATAGCAACTGCATTTGTGGTCATTGCTGTGAGAGTGTTTGTGGTTAGGAAATCTAAGTACGACCGCCCTGGCTCTGTCGCTGATCTTGTTAGACGCGGCCAGCTTAGGTCTGATAGAAGAGGCAT TTCAACGCCTCTCAAGTATGATGACCCGTTCAATAATCCACTGGTCAAGCTTGGTAAAGGAAATTCAACTGTAGAGATGTGCGGAAAGGTTTATCGCCTAGCCCCTGTTACGCTTACAAAGGAGCAGCAAGTTGTCCATCAGAAAAGGAGGTCGCGCGCTTACCAGTGGAAGAGACCTACAATTTTCCTTAAGGAAGGGGATTCAATACCGCCGGATGTTGACCCTGATACGGTTAGGTGGATTCCTGCCAATCATCCTTTTGCAACCACTGTTGGTGACATTGACGAAGACTTGGCACAAAACAATGTGTATCAAAAACACGGTGTTCCATTTCGAATTCAAGCTGAGCATGAAGCACTGCAGAGG GAGCAAAAGTTGAACAGGTTAGTGAATGACTCTAGCGATGATAGTGATTTTACGAATGCATTCAAGTCAGGTCCAAAGTCACCTGACCGTGGGGAAGAAAGCCGCATCAATAAGCAATCAGGTAACTTCAATCCACCATTATCAGAACGTGCCCCAAATTCATCTCGCAGTGTGCCACCTTATGAGGAAATGCATGACTGA
- the LOC126626396 gene encoding GDP-mannose transporter GONST3-like isoform X2: MGTARNLTEEERKRGREITWDDKEVCGHYLVRFCPFHLFANTRSDLGQCPKIHDPKLKESFEKSPQHDAYVPKFEAELAQFCEMLVMDLDRRVRREREHRHQEVEPALPHPLSIEKSKHLFILEDKLKKLLEQVEALGESSKMDEAEVSVREMSNKIVVENPQVGQGRQAQGGSSAPTLFGNIQTNWSSVILQQISVYGIAAGYCLSASLLSIINKWAVVKFPYPGALTALQYFTSAMGVLVCGWLKLLEHDSLDLLTMWRFLPAAVIFYLSLFTNSELLLHANVDTFIVFRSVVPIFVAIGETLFLHQPWPSIRTWASLATIFGGSVIYVLTDYQFTVTAYSWALAYLVSMSIDFVYIKHVVMTIGLNTWGLVLYNNLEALLLFPLELLVMGELKKIKHEITDESDWYSFDVLLPVGLSCLFGLSISFFGFSCRRAISATGFTVLGIVNKLLTVVINLIIWDKHSTIVGTVGLLICMLGGVMYQQSTSNKPKVVNQVKAQEAEEEQQKLIEMNSNLESNSNEKWNAESEQGN; this comes from the exons ATGGGCACAG CTCGTAATTTGAcggaggaagagagaaagaggggcAGGGAAATTACTTGGGATGATAAGGAAGTCTGCGGGCActatttggttcggttttgtCCGTTCCATCTCTTCGCCAATACTCGAAGCGATCTAG GACAGTGCCCTAAAATCCATGACCCGAAGTTGAAGGAAAG TTTTGAGAAGTCACCACAGCATGATGCATATGTGCCCAAGTTTGAAGCCGAACTTGCTCAGTTTTGTGAGATGTTG GTGATGGATTTGGATAGAAGAGTAAGACGTGAGCGAGAACACCGTCACCAAGAGGTGGAACCTGCACTACCACATCCACTGTCAATTGAAAAGTCCAAACATTTGTTTATTTTGGAGGATAAGTTAAAGAAGTTGCTTGAACAAGTGGAGGCCCTTGGTGAATCCAGCAAGATGGATGAAGCTGAAGTGTCCGTGAGAGAG ATGTCCAATAAAATTGTTGTGGAGAATCCTCAAGTTGGTCAGGGCCGTCAGGCTCAGGGTGGTTCAAGTGCCCCTACTCTTTTTGGTAATATCCAAACAAACTGGTCCAGTGTTATACTCCAGCAGATCTCAGTCTACGGTATAGCTGCTGGTTACTGCTTATCTGCCTCATTGCTTTCCATTATCAACAAGTGGGCTGTCGTGAAATTTCCTTATCCTGGGGCCCTAACTGCTTTACAGTATTTTACAAGTGCTATGGGGGTCCTTGTATGTGGCTGGCTTAAGTTGCTAGAACATGATTCGCTTGACCTTCTTACTATGTGGCGCTTCCTACCAGCAGCAGTTATATTCTACCTCTCTCTCTTCACCAACAGTGAGCTCCTTCTTCATGCTAACGTTGACACTTTTATTGTCTTTCGTTCAGTTGTCCCAATCTTTGTTGCAATAGGAGAGACTCTCTTCTTGCACCAACCATGGCCATCAATAAGGACATGGGCCTCACTAGCCACTATTTTTGGAGGAAGTGTGATTTATGTGCTTACAGATTACCAGTTCACAGTCACGGCTTATAGTTGGGCTCTAGCTTACTTGGTAAGCATGTCCATAGATTTTGTCTACATAAAGCATGTGGTAATGACCATCGGCTTAAACACATGGGGTCTTGTATTGTATAACAATCTTGAGGCTCTCCTACTGTTCCCGCTGGAACTACTTGTAATgggtgaattgaagaagattaagcaTGAAATCACGGATGAATCAGATTGGTATTCTTTTGATGTGCTTTTGCCAGTGGGGTTATCATGTTTATTTGGTTTGTCTAtctctttctttgggttttctTGCCGAAGGGCAATTTCTGCAACTGGATTTACTGTTCTTGGTATAGTGAACAAGCTATTGACTGTTGTGATTAATCTGATTATTTGGGACAAGCATTCAACCATAGTTGGCACAGTGGGGCTGTTAATATGTATGCTAGGCGGTGTTATGTATCAGCAATCTACAAGCAACAAGCCTAAGGTTGTAAATCAGGTGAAAGCACAAGAGGCGGAGGAAGAACAACAAAAGTTAATTGAGATGAACTCCAACTTAGAAAGCAATAGCAATGAGAAATGGAATGCTGAATCAGAACAGGGAAATTGA
- the LOC126626396 gene encoding GDP-mannose transporter GONST3-like isoform X1, whose translation MGTARNLTEEERKRGREITWDDKEVCGHYLVRFCPFHLFANTRSDLGQCPKIHDPKLKESFEKSPQHDAYVPKFEAELAQFCEMLVMDLDRRVRREREHRHQEVEPALPHPLSIEKSKHLFILEDKLKKLLEQVEALGESSKMDEAEVSVREVSLFLPDMSNKIVVENPQVGQGRQAQGGSSAPTLFGNIQTNWSSVILQQISVYGIAAGYCLSASLLSIINKWAVVKFPYPGALTALQYFTSAMGVLVCGWLKLLEHDSLDLLTMWRFLPAAVIFYLSLFTNSELLLHANVDTFIVFRSVVPIFVAIGETLFLHQPWPSIRTWASLATIFGGSVIYVLTDYQFTVTAYSWALAYLVSMSIDFVYIKHVVMTIGLNTWGLVLYNNLEALLLFPLELLVMGELKKIKHEITDESDWYSFDVLLPVGLSCLFGLSISFFGFSCRRAISATGFTVLGIVNKLLTVVINLIIWDKHSTIVGTVGLLICMLGGVMYQQSTSNKPKVVNQVKAQEAEEEQQKLIEMNSNLESNSNEKWNAESEQGN comes from the exons ATGGGCACAG CTCGTAATTTGAcggaggaagagagaaagaggggcAGGGAAATTACTTGGGATGATAAGGAAGTCTGCGGGCActatttggttcggttttgtCCGTTCCATCTCTTCGCCAATACTCGAAGCGATCTAG GACAGTGCCCTAAAATCCATGACCCGAAGTTGAAGGAAAG TTTTGAGAAGTCACCACAGCATGATGCATATGTGCCCAAGTTTGAAGCCGAACTTGCTCAGTTTTGTGAGATGTTG GTGATGGATTTGGATAGAAGAGTAAGACGTGAGCGAGAACACCGTCACCAAGAGGTGGAACCTGCACTACCACATCCACTGTCAATTGAAAAGTCCAAACATTTGTTTATTTTGGAGGATAAGTTAAAGAAGTTGCTTGAACAAGTGGAGGCCCTTGGTGAATCCAGCAAGATGGATGAAGCTGAAGTGTCCGTGAGAGAGGTGTCGCTATTCTTGCCTGAT ATGTCCAATAAAATTGTTGTGGAGAATCCTCAAGTTGGTCAGGGCCGTCAGGCTCAGGGTGGTTCAAGTGCCCCTACTCTTTTTGGTAATATCCAAACAAACTGGTCCAGTGTTATACTCCAGCAGATCTCAGTCTACGGTATAGCTGCTGGTTACTGCTTATCTGCCTCATTGCTTTCCATTATCAACAAGTGGGCTGTCGTGAAATTTCCTTATCCTGGGGCCCTAACTGCTTTACAGTATTTTACAAGTGCTATGGGGGTCCTTGTATGTGGCTGGCTTAAGTTGCTAGAACATGATTCGCTTGACCTTCTTACTATGTGGCGCTTCCTACCAGCAGCAGTTATATTCTACCTCTCTCTCTTCACCAACAGTGAGCTCCTTCTTCATGCTAACGTTGACACTTTTATTGTCTTTCGTTCAGTTGTCCCAATCTTTGTTGCAATAGGAGAGACTCTCTTCTTGCACCAACCATGGCCATCAATAAGGACATGGGCCTCACTAGCCACTATTTTTGGAGGAAGTGTGATTTATGTGCTTACAGATTACCAGTTCACAGTCACGGCTTATAGTTGGGCTCTAGCTTACTTGGTAAGCATGTCCATAGATTTTGTCTACATAAAGCATGTGGTAATGACCATCGGCTTAAACACATGGGGTCTTGTATTGTATAACAATCTTGAGGCTCTCCTACTGTTCCCGCTGGAACTACTTGTAATgggtgaattgaagaagattaagcaTGAAATCACGGATGAATCAGATTGGTATTCTTTTGATGTGCTTTTGCCAGTGGGGTTATCATGTTTATTTGGTTTGTCTAtctctttctttgggttttctTGCCGAAGGGCAATTTCTGCAACTGGATTTACTGTTCTTGGTATAGTGAACAAGCTATTGACTGTTGTGATTAATCTGATTATTTGGGACAAGCATTCAACCATAGTTGGCACAGTGGGGCTGTTAATATGTATGCTAGGCGGTGTTATGTATCAGCAATCTACAAGCAACAAGCCTAAGGTTGTAAATCAGGTGAAAGCACAAGAGGCGGAGGAAGAACAACAAAAGTTAATTGAGATGAACTCCAACTTAGAAAGCAATAGCAATGAGAAATGGAATGCTGAATCAGAACAGGGAAATTGA
- the LOC126626397 gene encoding RING-H2 finger protein ATL80-like, translating into MTRPLRLLSAFKPSSLFSGPEDEPSSSPTMGSDSALVLLALFCALVCVLGLVVIARCVWLRRLTAAATTTTPPLPPPPPPNKGLKKKVLRSLPKLTYTADCTSKFTECAICLTEFASGDEIRELPQCGHGFHVACIDTWLRSHSSCPSCRQVPEISNKCHKCGGYS; encoded by the coding sequence ATGACTCGCCCTTTGAGATTGTTAAGCGCCTTCAAGCCTTCCTCGCTGTTTTCCGGACCGGAAGATGAACCCTCGTCCTCCCCCACCATGGGCTCAGACTCCGCTTTAGTCCTCCTCGCCCTCTTCTGCGCTCTCGTCTGCGTCCTCGGCCTCGTCGTCATCGCTCGCTGCGTCTGGCTTCGCCGCCTCACCGCTGCCGCCACAACTACCACACCTCCTCTTCCTCCGCCACCGCCGCCAAATAAGGGCTTGAAGAAAAAGGTCCTACGCTCTCTCCCGAAGCTTACGTACACGGCGGACTGCACTTCCAAGTTCACGGAGTGCGCCATCTGCCTCACCGAGTTCGCCTCCGGGGACGAGATCCGGGAGCTTCCGCAGTGTGGCCACGGCTTCCACGTTGCGTGCATCGACACGTGGCTCCGGTCGCACTCGTCCTGCCCGTCCTGCCGTCAGGTTCCGGAGATCTCTAATAAGTGCCACAAGTGTGGGGGTTACTCTTAA